The Pan paniscus chromosome 1, NHGRI_mPanPan1-v2.0_pri, whole genome shotgun sequence genome has a segment encoding these proteins:
- the LOC134730832 gene encoding translation initiation factor IF-2, with amino-acid sequence MIPAVSSAERPGPVFVFSPPPTPPRGRVPRAALPTRPGGPRGAPLLRCARSSPPRPAGSGSGLAAAEEEEAAAAEAPAAQLLPALKEEGGREGGEGEGAGREGAGGGGPGTGGLEGARQQPGRREPESERGPSPAPCLPSPAAAWVEAAARQRAGEQAVGRTERLERPTLLRVPLTPTRGSALPFYPAPSRPPGKPGVESGAGAGRGTDSLPSLHKGGGERTSRGGGRPSAAFARQRRRRRLRRKPGPEPAHLWSLRRLPPGVPIQVCPLPAVPRGAGSVNFTRGCKIGQSLRPRPPRPSPDPLAAGPVRWLLLSTSTALFVFKAFYGPR; translated from the exons ATGATCCCCGCTGTCTCGTCCGCGGAGAGACCCGGCCCTGTCTTCGTCTTCTCCCCCCCTCCCACCCCGCCCCGGGGCCGAGTCCCCCGGGCTGCCCTCCCCACCCGCCCGGGCGGGCCTCGCGGGGCTCCGCTGCTGCGCTGCGCTCGCTCCTCTCCCCCCCGCCCCGCCGGCTCAGGCTCCGGGCTGGCggcggcggaggaggaggaggcggcggcggccgaGGCGCCGGCGGCTCAGCTGCTCCCGGCTCT aaaggaggagggagggagggagggaggcgagggggagggggcggggagggagggagcgggGGGAGGGGGACCCGGGACGGGCGGGCTGGAGGGCGCGCGGCAGCAGCCGGGGCGCCGGGAGCCAGAGTCAGAGCGCGGGCCGAGCCCGGCGCCCTGCCTCCCCTCGCCAGCTGCGGCTTGGGTCGAGGCTGCTGCGCGGCAGCGGGCGGGCGAGCAAGCGGTCGGCCGGACTGAGCGGCTAGAGCGCCCCACTCTCCTCCGAGTCCCCCTCACTCCGACACGAGGCTCAGCACTGCCATTTTACCCAGCGCCGTCGCGGCCGCCTGGCAAACCCGGAGTGGAGAGCGGAGCGGGCGCAGGCCGTGGAACGGACTCGCTCCCTTCCCTTCAcaaaggaggaggggagagaacaAGCCGCGGCGGCGGCAGGCCCTCAGCCGCTTTCGCTAGGCAGCGCCGCCGCCGAAGGCTTCGGAGAAAACCCGGCCCGGAGCCCGCGCATCTCTGGAGCCTGCGCCGCCTCCCTCCCGGCGTCCCTATCCAGGTCTGTCCCCTCCCGGCCGTACCGAGGGGAGCGGGCAGCGTGAACTTTACCCGCGGCTGCAAAATTGGCCAGAGCCTGAGACCGCGGCCGCCTCGGCCCAGCCCTGACCCCCTGGCAGCGGGCCCGGTCCGTTGGCTGCTGCTTAGCACCTCTACAGCACTTTTCGTCTTCAAAGCCTTCTACGGACCCCGCTAA